From one Chryseobacterium sp. 3008163 genomic stretch:
- a CDS encoding urocanate hydratase yields the protein MTFKEQIQQGIPTELPQSKPYETHINHAPKRKEILTDEEKKLALKNALRYFEPKFHAELLPEFREELEKYGRIYMYRFRPDYEMKARDIAEYPGKSEQAKAIMLMIQNNLDYAVAQHPHELITYGGNGAVFSNWAQYLLTMKYLSEMTDEQTLTMYSGHPMGLFPSHKDAPRVVVTNGMMIPNYSKPDDWEKFNALGVSQYGQMTAGSYMYIGPQGIVHGTTITVLNAFRKINKEPKGGLFVTSGLGGMSGAQPKAGNIAGCITVIAEVNPKITKIRHEQKWVNEIHENLDELVARVRKAQGNKETVSLAYLGNIVEVWEKFDEENLRIDIGSDQTSLHNPWAGGYYPVGQTFEESNIMMAENPELFKEKVQETLRRHAAAINKHTAKGTYFFDYGNAFLLEASRAGADVMSENPTIGREFKYPSYVQDIMGPMCFDYGFGPFRWVCTSGKPEDLQKTDDIACAVLEEMIKTSPEEIQQQMKDNITWIKGAQENNLVVGSQARILYADAEGRMKIAEAFNKAIANGEIGAVVLGRDHHDVSGTDSPYRETSNIYDGSRFTADMAIHNVIGDSFRGATWVSIHNGGGVGWGEVINGGFGLLLDGSDDADRRLKSMLFWDVNNGISRRSWARNEGAVFAIKRAMQAEPNLKVTLPNFVDENLF from the coding sequence ATGACTTTCAAAGAACAGATACAACAAGGAATTCCAACAGAATTGCCTCAGTCAAAACCATACGAAACCCACATCAATCATGCACCGAAACGTAAAGAAATCTTAACAGACGAAGAAAAAAAACTCGCTCTGAAAAATGCTTTACGTTACTTCGAACCAAAATTCCACGCAGAATTGTTGCCGGAATTCAGGGAAGAGCTGGAAAAATACGGCAGAATTTATATGTACCGTTTCCGTCCGGATTATGAGATGAAGGCAAGAGACATTGCAGAATATCCCGGAAAATCTGAGCAGGCAAAAGCCATTATGCTGATGATTCAGAATAATCTGGATTATGCTGTGGCGCAACATCCTCACGAACTGATTACTTATGGTGGAAATGGAGCAGTTTTTAGCAACTGGGCGCAGTATCTTCTGACGATGAAATATCTGTCGGAAATGACGGACGAACAAACGTTGACGATGTATTCCGGTCATCCGATGGGATTGTTTCCTTCTCATAAAGATGCCCCAAGAGTTGTGGTGACAAACGGAATGATGATTCCAAATTATTCCAAGCCGGACGATTGGGAAAAATTCAATGCGTTGGGTGTTTCACAGTACGGACAAATGACGGCTGGATCTTATATGTACATCGGTCCGCAGGGAATTGTTCATGGAACGACGATTACGGTTTTGAATGCTTTCAGAAAAATCAATAAAGAACCAAAAGGCGGATTATTCGTCACGTCAGGTTTGGGCGGAATGTCCGGAGCTCAGCCAAAAGCCGGAAATATCGCAGGTTGCATTACGGTCATTGCCGAAGTCAATCCTAAGATTACAAAAATCCGTCACGAACAGAAATGGGTCAATGAAATCCACGAAAATCTGGATGAATTAGTTGCAAGAGTAAGAAAAGCTCAGGGAAATAAAGAAACAGTTTCTTTGGCTTATCTTGGAAACATCGTTGAGGTTTGGGAAAAATTTGATGAAGAAAATTTAAGAATTGACATCGGTTCAGACCAGACTTCGCTTCACAATCCTTGGGCGGGCGGTTATTATCCGGTCGGGCAAACCTTTGAGGAGTCGAATATAATGATGGCAGAGAACCCTGAATTATTCAAAGAAAAAGTTCAGGAAACCTTGAGAAGACACGCTGCAGCCATCAACAAACATACAGCAAAAGGAACTTATTTCTTCGATTACGGAAATGCCTTTTTACTCGAAGCTTCCAGAGCTGGAGCCGATGTAATGTCTGAAAATCCTACGATTGGAAGAGAATTTAAATATCCATCATACGTTCAGGATATTATGGGACCGATGTGTTTTGATTATGGTTTCGGGCCGTTTCGTTGGGTTTGTACCAGCGGAAAACCGGAAGATTTACAGAAAACGGATGATATTGCGTGTGCCGTTTTAGAGGAAATGATTAAAACATCGCCGGAAGAAATTCAACAGCAGATGAAAGACAATATCACGTGGATTAAAGGCGCTCAGGAAAATAATCTTGTCGTTGGTTCGCAGGCGAGAATTCTGTACGCCGATGCAGAAGGACGAATGAAAATCGCCGAAGCCTTCAACAAAGCCATTGCAAACGGAGAAATTGGAGCGGTGGTTTTGGGAAGAGACCATCACGATGTTTCGGGGACAGATTCGCCGTACAGAGAGACTTCCAATATTTATGACGGCTCGAGATTTACAGCAGATATGGCGATTCACAACGTGATTGGCGACAGTTTCCGTGGGGCGACTTGGGTGAGCATCCACAACGGTGGCGGCGTTGGCTGGGGCGAAGTGATCAACGGTGGTTTTGGGCTGTTGCTCGATGGAAGCGACGATGCCGACAGAAGATTAAAATCGATGCTTTTCTGGGACGTCAACAATGGAATATCGAGACGAAGCTGGGCAAGAAATGAAGGTGCTGTTTTCGCGATTAAAAGAGCAATGCAAGCTGAACCGAATTTGAAAGTGACGCTGCCGAATTTTGTGGATGAGAATCTTTTTTAA
- a CDS encoding protein-L-isoaspartate(D-aspartate) O-methyltransferase translates to MTHDSFAHKGKRKNLINYLRQQIGISDENVLSAMNEIPRHLFIESIFEDFAYEDRAFPILAHQTISHPSTVAEQSELLQLKQGEKVLEIGTGCGYQTAVLLAMKGLVYTIERQKDLFDYSKKKFRELHLYPKFQSFGDGFAGLPTFAPFDKIIVTCGAAVLPTELLKQLKVGGKMVIPLGPTDEQVLYRFTKISLTEIEKEEFGAYKFVPMLNNTNQ, encoded by the coding sequence ATGACGCACGATTCATTTGCACACAAAGGGAAAAGAAAGAATTTAATCAATTATTTACGCCAGCAAATTGGGATTTCTGACGAGAATGTACTTTCTGCGATGAATGAGATTCCGAGACATCTTTTTATCGAAAGTATTTTTGAAGATTTTGCTTATGAAGACCGGGCTTTTCCTATTTTGGCGCATCAGACGATTTCGCATCCTTCAACGGTAGCAGAGCAGTCTGAACTTTTACAATTAAAACAAGGTGAAAAAGTTCTGGAAATTGGTACTGGTTGTGGTTATCAGACTGCAGTTTTATTGGCCATGAAAGGTTTGGTGTATACGATTGAGAGGCAGAAAGATTTGTTTGATTATTCTAAAAAGAAATTCAGAGAACTGCATTTATACCCGAAGTTTCAGAGTTTTGGGGATGGTTTTGCCGGGCTTCCGACATTTGCACCTTTTGACAAAATTATCGTGACTTGCGGAGCTGCAGTTTTACCGACAGAATTATTAAAACAATTAAAAGTAGGCGGAAAAATGGTCATTCCATTAGGTCCTACGGACGAGCAGGTTTTGTACAGGTTTACAAAAATTTCGCTTACAGAAATTGAAAAAGAAGAGTTTGGCGCCTACAAATTTGTGCCGATGTTAAATAATACCAATCAATAG
- a CDS encoding DUF6261 family protein yields the protein MNIALTKLSTKDLATLAQRIITNIQSGKYPVISNHPLTATLQNSYTEYDVVYTKQIYSGKGKDVATADHERDVAYTNLKSFLDGYRKLQSAPNYQSAEDLYGVFKTFGLDLDRLSYSSQTAQMKKLIEALESQENQNKIGLLSLNTAFADMKTKHEAFETIFGEQAEANANLRQMTSASAIRKDLEKNLKTYINLLTAMKDVPDWKLLYSDTNELVKAAKNSEVKRKEEKPE from the coding sequence ATGAACATTGCACTCACTAAGTTGAGCACTAAAGACCTTGCGACTTTAGCTCAAAGAATTATTACCAACATTCAGTCAGGAAAATATCCTGTGATTTCCAACCATCCACTTACCGCAACTTTGCAGAATTCCTACACCGAATACGATGTGGTCTACACCAAGCAAATCTACAGCGGAAAAGGAAAAGATGTTGCCACGGCAGACCATGAGAGGGACGTCGCCTATACCAATCTCAAATCTTTTCTGGACGGTTACCGAAAGTTGCAGTCGGCACCCAATTATCAATCGGCGGAGGATTTGTACGGTGTTTTCAAAACTTTTGGGCTTGATCTCGACCGTTTAAGCTATTCTTCACAAACCGCTCAGATGAAAAAGCTGATTGAAGCTTTGGAAAGTCAGGAAAATCAAAATAAAATTGGGCTTCTTTCTCTGAACACGGCTTTCGCAGATATGAAAACAAAACACGAAGCTTTTGAAACTATCTTTGGCGAACAGGCAGAAGCCAATGCCAATCTCAGACAAATGACCAGCGCAAGCGCCATTCGTAAGGATCTGGAGAAAAACCTCAAAACATATATCAATTTGCTGACTGCCATGAAAGACGTTCCCGATTGGAAACTTCTCTACAGCGATACCAATGAGCTGGTAAAAGCAGCGAAAAATTCGGAGGTAAAACGGAAGGAAGAAAAACCGGAATAA
- a CDS encoding DUF1801 domain-containing protein: MINPDILDYNDKQSDSDQEMCALLSKIIDLELKDSENKIWHAHPVWFLEGNPIVGYSKQKKGIRLMFWSGKSFNEEKLNVEGEKFQDASVFFNDKTEIDEVDLKCWLAKSIEIQWDYKNIVKRKGELVRLK, from the coding sequence ATGATCAATCCCGATATTCTTGATTACAACGATAAGCAATCTGATTCAGATCAGGAAATGTGCGCTTTGCTTTCAAAAATTATTGATTTAGAATTGAAAGATTCAGAAAATAAAATCTGGCATGCGCATCCGGTTTGGTTTTTAGAAGGAAATCCAATCGTTGGTTATAGCAAACAGAAAAAGGGAATCCGTCTCATGTTTTGGAGCGGAAAATCTTTTAATGAAGAAAAACTGAATGTTGAAGGTGAAAAATTTCAAGATGCTTCAGTGTTTTTTAACGATAAAACTGAAATCGATGAAGTTGATTTGAAATGTTGGCTCGCAAAATCTATAGAAATACAATGGGATTATAAGAATATTGTAAAGAGAAAAGGTGAACTAGTGAGACTAAAATAA
- a CDS encoding RDD family protein, giving the protein MVSNNLPTHIPQKTSIKQKIGYVEYLSDNTIRVYEQNHIVHYRFANFGERLGARILDVLIIVLPSAFIPILPGWLYFALMHCSSDQQTLGQKAVNIKLVSTDGAKINFGQSTGRFFANILNFLTFFIGYLMFFFNDKNQCLHDNLAGTLVVAEIGRERR; this is encoded by the coding sequence ATGGTTAGTAACAATTTACCAACACACATCCCTCAAAAAACTTCGATAAAACAGAAAATCGGTTATGTAGAATATTTATCAGATAATACCATCAGAGTCTACGAGCAAAACCACATCGTACACTACCGTTTCGCCAATTTTGGTGAGCGATTGGGTGCAAGGATTCTTGATGTCTTAATCATTGTCTTACCGTCTGCCTTTATCCCGATACTTCCCGGGTGGCTGTATTTTGCACTGATGCATTGCAGCTCAGATCAGCAGACCCTTGGACAAAAAGCGGTCAATATCAAATTAGTAAGTACCGATGGTGCTAAAATTAATTTTGGACAATCTACAGGTCGTTTCTTTGCAAACATCCTTAATTTTCTTACATTTTTCATCGGTTATCTGATGTTTTTCTTCAACGATAAAAATCAATGTCTGCATGATAATCTTGCAGGAACGCTTGTGGTAGCGGAGATTGGAAGAGAGAGAAGATAA
- a CDS encoding NADP-dependent glyceraldehyde-3-phosphate dehydrogenase, producing MSSENTTSFKEFFKSENEIPEEYKVQEIHQRVYLLNGELVEWKGDVTEIYSPVCIRTENGLERKLLGSIPNIGPDEAMEVLDASVKAYNNGLGEWPTMSVEGRIKCMQKFVYLMIKERDLIIKLLMWEIGKTLPDSTKEFDRTVDYINQTIDALKDLDRESSRFQQAEGTIAQIRRAPLGVVLSMGPFNYPLNEIFTTLIPALIMGNTIIFKLPKHGVLAHYPLLNAFKEAFPKGTVNTLYGKGSEIITPIMESGKVNVLAFIGSSKVANGLKKLHPKVNRLRAILSLDAKNAAIVTKNANLDIAVSEIILGALSFNGQRCTALKLIFVQKEVAEEFTAKLTKAVSELKPGLPWEKDVKITPLPEANKPSYLKECIEDALARGGKVLNDNGGYNEESFVFPAVVYPVNSDMKLYHEEQFGPVIPVVPFEDIEEPIEYQVNADHGMQVSIFSEDAQEVSQLIDPFVNLVSRVNINCQAQRGPDVFPFTGRKDSAEGTLSVFDALRSFSIRSLVAAKSTESNKNLLNTIVRDHDSNFLSTDYLF from the coding sequence ATGAGTTCAGAAAATACAACATCATTCAAGGAATTTTTTAAAAGCGAAAACGAAATCCCCGAAGAATATAAAGTTCAGGAAATTCACCAGAGAGTTTATCTTTTAAATGGCGAATTGGTAGAGTGGAAGGGCGATGTTACAGAGATTTATTCCCCGGTCTGCATCCGGACGGAAAACGGTTTAGAAAGAAAATTGCTGGGCAGCATTCCCAATATCGGACCGGATGAAGCAATGGAAGTGCTTGATGCCTCGGTAAAAGCCTATAACAACGGCCTCGGCGAATGGCCAACCATGTCTGTAGAAGGCCGCATCAAATGTATGCAGAAGTTTGTCTATTTAATGATCAAAGAACGTGATCTCATCATCAAATTGCTGATGTGGGAAATAGGGAAAACACTCCCAGATTCCACCAAAGAATTCGACCGTACCGTAGATTATATCAACCAAACCATTGATGCCCTAAAAGATCTTGATCGTGAGTCATCACGTTTTCAACAAGCGGAAGGTACTATTGCACAAATCAGAAGAGCGCCACTTGGAGTGGTTTTAAGCATGGGGCCGTTTAATTATCCTTTAAACGAAATATTCACAACGTTGATCCCTGCATTGATCATGGGGAATACGATTATATTTAAACTTCCTAAGCATGGTGTTTTGGCGCATTACCCTTTGTTGAATGCTTTTAAAGAAGCTTTCCCAAAAGGAACGGTGAATACTTTATACGGCAAAGGTTCAGAAATTATCACTCCAATTATGGAAAGTGGTAAAGTGAATGTTTTGGCATTCATTGGTTCGAGTAAAGTAGCCAACGGACTGAAAAAACTGCACCCAAAAGTCAACAGACTTCGTGCAATTTTAAGTTTAGATGCAAAAAACGCAGCCATCGTTACCAAAAATGCTAATCTCGATATTGCCGTGAGCGAGATTATTCTCGGAGCACTTTCTTTCAACGGACAGCGTTGTACCGCTCTGAAACTGATCTTCGTACAGAAAGAAGTTGCCGAAGAATTTACAGCTAAACTAACTAAAGCCGTTTCTGAATTAAAACCAGGATTACCTTGGGAAAAAGACGTGAAGATCACACCGCTTCCCGAAGCTAATAAACCGTCATATCTCAAAGAATGCATTGAAGATGCTTTAGCTAGAGGTGGAAAAGTTCTCAATGATAATGGTGGTTACAACGAAGAATCATTTGTTTTTCCTGCTGTGGTTTATCCGGTGAACAGTGATATGAAATTGTATCATGAAGAACAGTTCGGTCCTGTAATTCCAGTTGTTCCGTTTGAAGATATTGAAGAGCCGATTGAGTATCAGGTCAATGCAGACCATGGGATGCAGGTGAGTATTTTCAGTGAAGATGCTCAAGAAGTTTCACAGTTGATCGATCCGTTTGTGAATTTGGTGAGCAGAGTGAATATCAACTGCCAGGCACAGCGTGGTCCCGATGTTTTCCCTTTTACCGGAAGAAAAGATTCTGCCGAAGGTACGCTTTCAGTGTTTGATGCGCTTCGTTCGTTCTCCATCAGATCTTTGGTTGCTGCAAAATCTACGGAATCCAACAAAAATCTTCTGAACACCATTGTCAGAGATCACGATTCTAATTTTTTGAGTACAGATTATTTGTTTTAA
- a CDS encoding 2-hydroxyacid dehydrogenase translates to MKVFINKRIPEIGITMLKEAGLQVTLAENPELTQAEWLKYCKNADAILNVGQNTYDKDFFEKFPNIKAIALYSVGFDHVDIDEANKRNIPVGNTPEVLSKATSDVAFLLMQSVARRASYYFQKVKDDDWRAFDPLHALGQELYGKTLGVFGLGRIGYEMAEKCKKAFDMNIIYHNRSHNEEAEKELDAKYVSFEELVSQSDVLSIHANFSEEHSELFNKSVFEKMKSNAIFINTARGGFHNQKDLYNALVSEKIWGAGLDVTNPEPIKDNDPILKLSNVCVLPHIGSATIEARNGMAKLAAENLIAFSKDEKMPHCANPEVYQ, encoded by the coding sequence ATGAAAGTATTCATCAATAAAAGAATTCCGGAAATAGGAATTACAATGCTGAAAGAAGCAGGTTTGCAAGTTACCTTGGCAGAAAATCCTGAACTGACGCAGGCAGAATGGCTGAAATATTGTAAAAATGCAGACGCAATTCTGAATGTCGGACAAAATACATACGATAAGGATTTCTTTGAAAAATTCCCCAATATTAAAGCGATTGCGCTGTACTCTGTGGGTTTTGATCATGTAGATATTGATGAAGCCAACAAAAGAAATATTCCTGTAGGAAATACGCCGGAAGTTCTAAGCAAAGCAACTTCTGATGTAGCTTTTCTGCTAATGCAATCGGTTGCAAGAAGAGCAAGCTACTATTTTCAAAAGGTAAAAGATGACGATTGGCGAGCTTTTGATCCGCTTCATGCTTTAGGTCAGGAGTTGTACGGAAAAACGTTAGGTGTTTTTGGGCTTGGAAGAATTGGTTATGAGATGGCTGAAAAGTGCAAGAAAGCTTTTGATATGAATATTATTTATCACAACAGAAGTCATAACGAAGAAGCTGAAAAAGAACTCGACGCAAAGTACGTTTCGTTCGAAGAATTGGTGAGTCAGTCTGATGTTTTGAGCATTCATGCTAATTTTTCGGAAGAACATTCTGAACTTTTTAATAAATCTGTTTTCGAAAAAATGAAATCTAATGCGATTTTCATCAATACTGCTAGAGGAGGTTTTCATAATCAGAAAGATTTATATAATGCATTGGTTTCAGAAAAAATTTGGGGAGCTGGTCTGGATGTGACAAATCCGGAACCTATTAAAGACAACGATCCGATTCTTAAATTGTCTAATGTTTGCGTTTTACCACATATCGGTTCGGCAACAATTGAGGCCAGAAACGGAATGGCAAAATTAGCGGCAGAAAATTTGATTGCTTTTTCTAAAGATGAAAAAATGCCACATTGCGCAAATCCTGAAGTTTATCAATAA
- a CDS encoding NAD(P)-binding domain-containing protein gives MKKLGIIGCGWLGNHIAERLSNQYQIFATTTTESKVDELQSKGYQTTLINFPNELDGEMKQWEAAKELDAIIISVPFSGIRGVQIPMNDKRENLLNFLGDFKGQLFLMSSTGVYSETDQDFTEDDQPAEKVESESFILEKSPQTNILRLAGLMGGQRLLKNYNISNLDQLVNHIHYADICSVIEKMLNNQSQSKVYNVVAPIHPNKEEVINAQKDLPYDGERTTIGRTISPEKLMKELNFAFQYPDPRYFHL, from the coding sequence ATGAAAAAACTAGGAATCATCGGCTGCGGCTGGCTCGGAAATCACATCGCAGAACGGTTATCAAATCAATATCAAATTTTCGCAACAACTACGACAGAATCGAAGGTCGACGAATTGCAATCTAAGGGGTATCAAACAACCCTGATTAATTTCCCTAATGAACTAGATGGAGAGATGAAACAATGGGAAGCTGCAAAAGAATTAGACGCCATCATTATCAGCGTTCCTTTTTCAGGAATAAGAGGTGTTCAAATTCCTATGAATGACAAACGGGAAAACCTGTTGAACTTCCTTGGTGATTTCAAAGGTCAGCTTTTCCTGATGAGTTCCACCGGAGTTTATTCTGAAACTGATCAAGACTTCACAGAAGATGATCAACCTGCAGAAAAAGTAGAAAGTGAAAGTTTCATTTTAGAAAAATCCCCTCAGACCAATATTTTAAGATTAGCCGGGTTGATGGGTGGTCAGAGACTTTTGAAGAATTACAATATATCCAATTTAGATCAGTTGGTCAATCATATTCACTATGCAGATATTTGTTCGGTCATCGAAAAAATGCTGAACAATCAATCGCAATCTAAAGTATACAATGTTGTTGCGCCCATCCACCCGAATAAGGAAGAAGTCATCAATGCTCAGAAAGATTTACCTTATGATGGCGAAAGAACAACGATTGGAAGAACCATTTCTCCTGAGAAACTAATGAAAGAACTGAATTTTGCATTTCAATATCCTGATCCGAGGTATTTTCATTTGTAG
- a CDS encoding alpha/beta fold hydrolase, whose amino-acid sequence MPYITKQDNKNFELYYEDFGSGQPIILIHGWPLSGKSWELQVPVLLSLGYRVITYDRRGFGKSAPTLAGYDYNGLAADLHELISQLELKNVILFGFSMGGGEVVRYITNYGSENVDKIALISSIIPLVKQKDDNPNGVPQEDLDGIMDSLKKDRVTFLETFHKNFYNYGLLSQTVSQAQLNYDWSITSHASPIATIKCAESWANTDFRPELVSINVKTLIVHGDNDQIVPIETAGKQAAEGIADNKFVIIEGAPHGLNVTHADQLNDTITSFLREN is encoded by the coding sequence ATGCCTTACATTACAAAACAAGACAACAAAAATTTCGAACTTTATTACGAAGATTTCGGTTCCGGACAGCCGATTATTTTAATTCACGGGTGGCCTTTGAGCGGAAAATCTTGGGAACTTCAGGTTCCTGTACTTCTGAGTCTAGGTTATCGTGTGATTACTTACGACAGAAGAGGTTTCGGGAAGTCAGCACCTACTTTGGCGGGTTATGATTATAACGGATTAGCCGCTGATCTTCATGAATTAATCTCTCAATTAGAATTAAAAAATGTCATCCTTTTCGGATTCTCAATGGGCGGTGGAGAAGTAGTTCGTTACATAACAAACTACGGCTCAGAGAATGTAGATAAAATCGCATTAATTTCTTCAATTATTCCTTTGGTAAAACAGAAAGATGACAATCCGAACGGTGTTCCACAGGAAGATTTAGATGGAATTATGGATAGCCTGAAAAAAGACAGAGTTACTTTCCTTGAAACCTTTCACAAAAACTTTTACAACTACGGATTGCTCTCACAAACCGTAAGTCAAGCACAGCTTAATTACGATTGGAGTATCACCTCACACGCCTCTCCAATCGCCACAATAAAATGTGCTGAAAGCTGGGCAAATACAGACTTCCGCCCTGAATTAGTAAGCATTAACGTAAAAACACTGATTGTACATGGGGACAATGACCAGATCGTTCCTATAGAAACTGCCGGAAAGCAAGCAGCTGAAGGTATTGCAGACAATAAGTTTGTAATCATCGAAGGTGCTCCGCATGGTTTAAACGTCACACATGCCGACCAACTGAACGATACTATTACTTCATTTTTGAGAGAAAATTAA
- a CDS encoding T9SS type B sorting domain-containing protein, with product MTNAIITGNNQLFAKITSYNCTQIYPVNFSLVSTPAVNSTVNVALNNICDNNNDGVEMYNLTLSQPQIYNGSSNVTFTYYTSYNAATHTFSGQITNPTQFMVQGTATVYVKVKFNNNECFSASQLNIQMIFLPAVVLSNAVLNTCDEDFNLSETFQLNDAVPQLFIPAQNTYALSNMNISYYLTAAEANAGNAANQIGNTYTANISTVQVWARFQSKTTGCFSVAPIQLNTYFPPKAINSSITICDENLDGTYEVNLMNYTNLYIDIPNQMNTFSFYLTQSDAQNGVNAIVNPTNFTAQPFPAQIWVKIQNIPACDDIASINFIIGNKIVLQNAGPFNLNNVCDNGNDGIENVNLTQFQQQIYSGANAVFTYYASLADLNAGTNAIANPSTYQFNQNSGSNIIYVKVSAPGFCPEMTSMKISLKLVPIFEIPTQYFCPDGTFTYTLKVEGHNIVSYVWTNPSGQVVSTTNTITGMNVVGTYSVTVTSDNGCSYTATFEAKYYDVPVIQQMVASGSTYTITATGSQPIVYSIDGITWQSSNVFYNLPTGIITFYVKYVEGKCIVKQDGVILDIKNAITPNGDGANDKWIIRNLHVFGTKMTNVKVFDRYQYLIFEQNTNTQIIWDGTISGRPIPTSSYWYVITLPDGRSFTEWILVKNNN from the coding sequence GTGACCAATGCAATAATTACTGGAAATAACCAGCTTTTCGCAAAAATAACTTCTTACAATTGTACACAGATTTATCCGGTAAATTTCTCTCTGGTTTCAACACCGGCAGTAAATTCTACAGTAAATGTAGCTTTAAATAATATCTGCGATAATAATAATGACGGAGTGGAAATGTATAATCTTACCCTTTCGCAACCACAGATTTATAACGGATCTTCGAATGTGACTTTTACTTATTATACTTCTTATAATGCTGCGACTCATACTTTTTCAGGACAAATTACGAATCCTACACAATTTATGGTACAAGGAACTGCGACAGTGTATGTGAAAGTTAAATTTAATAATAATGAATGTTTCTCAGCATCTCAGTTAAATATTCAGATGATATTTTTACCGGCAGTTGTATTGTCAAACGCTGTTTTAAATACTTGTGATGAAGATTTTAATTTAAGCGAAACTTTTCAGTTGAATGATGCGGTTCCACAATTATTTATACCTGCTCAAAATACGTATGCGCTTTCAAATATGAATATTTCATATTACCTTACAGCAGCAGAAGCCAATGCGGGAAACGCAGCAAATCAAATTGGAAATACGTACACAGCCAATATTTCCACTGTTCAGGTATGGGCGAGATTTCAGTCAAAGACCACCGGATGTTTTTCTGTAGCTCCGATTCAGTTGAATACTTATTTCCCTCCAAAAGCAATCAATTCAAGTATAACGATTTGTGATGAAAATTTAGATGGAACCTATGAAGTCAATCTGATGAATTATACAAATTTGTATATTGATATTCCAAACCAGATGAATACATTTAGTTTTTATCTGACGCAATCTGATGCTCAAAATGGTGTCAATGCAATTGTAAATCCAACAAATTTTACAGCTCAACCTTTCCCGGCTCAGATTTGGGTGAAAATTCAGAATATTCCGGCTTGTGATGATATTGCAAGTATTAATTTCATCATTGGAAATAAAATTGTTCTTCAGAATGCAGGACCGTTTAATTTAAACAATGTCTGTGATAATGGTAATGACGGAATTGAAAATGTAAACTTAACACAGTTTCAGCAACAGATTTATTCCGGAGCGAATGCTGTATTTACCTATTATGCCTCTTTAGCGGATTTAAATGCAGGAACAAATGCGATTGCAAACCCTTCAACTTATCAATTTAATCAGAACTCAGGATCGAATATAATATATGTAAAAGTGAGTGCTCCCGGATTCTGTCCTGAAATGACGAGCATGAAAATTTCTTTAAAGCTAGTACCGATATTTGAAATCCCGACTCAGTATTTCTGTCCGGACGGAACTTTTACATACACTTTAAAAGTTGAAGGTCACAATATTGTAAGTTATGTCTGGACAAATCCTTCAGGACAAGTAGTTTCCACTACAAATACAATTACAGGAATGAATGTTGTCGGAACTTATTCGGTAACTGTTACGTCTGATAATGGGTGTTCTTATACTGCTACATTTGAGGCAAAATATTATGATGTTCCTGTCATCCAGCAGATGGTTGCCAGTGGAAGTACATACACAATTACCGCAACCGGTTCGCAACCAATTGTCTATTCTATTGACGGAATTACCTGGCAGTCAAGTAATGTTTTCTACAATTTGCCTACGGGAATTATTACTTTCTATGTAAAATATGTTGAAGGAAAATGTATCGTAAAACAGGATGGAGTGATTTTAGATATTAAAAATGCCATCACGCCAAACGGAGACGGCGCTAATGATAAATGGATCATCAGAAACCTTCATGTTTTCGGAACTAAAATGACCAATGTAAAAGTATTTGACCGTTATCAATATTTGATTTTCGAACAAAACACCAACACTCAAATCATCTGGGACGGAACAATCTCAGGCAGACCAATTCCTACCTCAAGTTATTGGTATGTCATCACACTTCCGGATGGAAGATCTTTTACCGAATGGATTTTAGTGAAAAACAATAATTAA